The Spirochaetota bacterium DNA segment TAAGACGCGCCGCCAGCGTTCGTTCTGAGCCAGAATCAAACTCTCCGTAATAGAACGTATTGAGAGTTTTATTCGTTTCTAAAATTTGAAACTGACGTGAAACCTTTTACATACCACTACTACTCAGTTTTCAAAGAACCATCGTCAGGGGATAAAAAACCCCAGCTTTCTGGGAATCGACGTTTTAAAAAGGATTCGCTGTAAGCCGCTTGTGATTACAACATAGCTACGGGCCGTTTAGCCGTCAAGCTTTTTTGTAACTTTTCGGTCGACTTCGAGGAATTTTTAACTTTTTAAAGAACACCTGCAAACACCGCAAAGCGTAGAGAACATATAAATAGTATCGCACTTTTCGTCAAGAGAATTTTGCTTAAAATATAATTTTATAAATTATTTCACACCCGCCGCGTTTCAAGCCGGCCTCCGCCGACTTACACCCAAACGCCGTCGGCGACCGTGCTCCTTCTACCACCTTTTTTTCAGCATCTCCTCGTAGCCCTGCAGCATGAAAAAAGAGGCGCGGTCGAAATAGAGCACGACCCTGTTGTTGATATCGAGCGCCTGGACGTAAACATGCAGGTCTTCCTCGATCTTTTTTAGAACGAACATCCACAGATGGCGCTTCAGAAGCACCAGCGCCCTGTGCACCTGGGAGAAAGGTATCCCCTGCTTGTGCCGCTCGCGCCCCAGTTGACGGAATTTCTGCGCGATCTCCTCCTTCGGAAAATCCTTCACGATCCACTTGGAAATATCGCGGTAGATGGAGTTCGCCGATTCGTACACCATCTGGCGGTCCAGGTTCCGGTACGCGAAGGTGTCCGGGTTGCGGAGCAGATCGTTCATGAAGAGCTCGGTAATCTCCTGGTGATTTCCCTCGATAAGCTCGACGAACCGATTGGTCAGAATATCTCTTTTCCTTAACATGACCATCCTTAAATGAATAAACGAGAGGTTTTCGGCGTCGCGGCGTTACGGTGCAAGGCGCCGTGGAAATAACCTATATCGGAGCGACCGCTCAGTAAAGCCATTTTTATAATATGGCGACAAAAATAGTTATTGGAAAAGAAACGCTATATCGGGTATGGTTGCGGCGGAAACACACTGGCCGGCAACCATCCACCTATGAAAAGGCTGAACGAAAAAGCGCGCACGCTGCTCGCGAAAGCGATCGGAGCGGCGAACGTAATCGTGGAGGACGAGATCCTCGACCGGTATGCGCGTGACGAGACCTCCGACCTCGAACACGCCCCCGACATCCTCGTGCGCGTGTCCTCTGCCGTGGAGGCGAGCCGCGTGCTCAGAATATGCAACGATCTCGGCGTCCCGGTTACCCCGCGCGGGGCGGGGACGGGCGTAACCGGCGGTGCGGTCCCGGTTGCGGGCGGCGTGGTGCTCTCGCTCGAGCGGATGAACAGGATACTCGAGATCGACGAGCGCAACATGACGGCGCTTGTCGAGCCCGGCGTCATCACGGGCGACCTCCAGCGCGCGGCGAGCGAGCGGGGTCTCATGTATCCCCCGGACCCGGCAAGCCTTGATTCCTGCTCGATCGGCGGTAATGTCGCCGAGGGCGCCGGGGGGCCGCGCGCGGTCAAGTACGGCACCACGAAGGACTATGTCCTCGGCCTTGAATTCGTACTTCCCGACGGCGGCATCATCAACACCGGCGGCAAGTTCGTAAAAAACGCCACGGGCTTCAACCTGTGCGGTCTCCTCACCGGTTCCGAGGGCACGCTCGCCGTCATCACGAAAATTCTTCTGCGCCTCATTCCGGCGGCGCCCTTTACCATGGACCTCCTCCTTCCTTACGACACCCTCGAAGCGGCCGTGGATGATGTATACGCCATCATCGCGCGAAGGGTAGTTCCCGCCGCGCTCGAGTTCATGGAAGAGGACGCCATACGCATTACCGCGCGTCATCTCGGAGTGGACATGCCCTTTCCGGACGCGCGGGCGCACCTGCTGGTACAGTTGGATGGGACCTCCGAAGAGGAGGTGCGCAACCAGGTCGCCACAATCGCCGGCAGCGTGAGCGTCCCCGAAGAGCGGATCATCGCCGCCGAAAGCCGCGCCCAGAGCGAACGGATATGGAAGGCGAGGCGCACGATACGCGAGGCGATCACCGCGGAAAGCCCCGTCTTCCTGGCGGAAGACACGGTGGTGCCGCGCTCGGAGATCCCCGTCTTTTTAAAGAAGGTGAAGGAATTCCTTAACGGCAGAGGGCTGCGCTCGGTGATGTTCGGGCACGCCGGCGATGGGAATGTGCACATCGATGTGCTCATGGGCGCCATGTCCCGCACGGAATGGGACGGCCTGTTGCCCGTGTTGAAGAAGAACATCTATGCGACAGCGCTCGCGCACGGCGGAACCATCACCGGCGAACACGGAATCGGTTACACGCGCAGGGAGTATCTTGGCCTCGCACTCGGCGATGATGAGATCGCCCTGCTGAAAAGGATCAAGACCGCGTTCGATCCCCGCGGCATACTCAATCCGCGTAAAATTTTCGGGGACTGACGGCACACATGGCAGAACGGGAACACCGCCATCCGGCCCCACCGGCCGCGGACACTTCAGGCTGTACCGATCACTCCGACGCCGGCGTCGCGAAACCGGCGGGGTGCGTCTCGGTACTCGTGGCCGACGACGAGCCCGCCATCCGCGACCTCCTCACCACCGTCCTTGCGGGCATGGGCATAGGCAGGATCGACAGCGCCCAAAACGGCCTCGAGGCGTGCGAGCTCTGCCTCGGCAACGAGTACGATATCATATTCCTCGACGTATCGATGCCGGTGCTCTCCGGTGTCGACGCTTACAGGCGAATACGAGAGGCCCGTCCGTCCACGCGGGTCGTC contains these protein-coding regions:
- a CDS encoding FAD-linked oxidase C-terminal domain-containing protein, whose product is MKRLNEKARTLLAKAIGAANVIVEDEILDRYARDETSDLEHAPDILVRVSSAVEASRVLRICNDLGVPVTPRGAGTGVTGGAVPVAGGVVLSLERMNRILEIDERNMTALVEPGVITGDLQRAASERGLMYPPDPASLDSCSIGGNVAEGAGGPRAVKYGTTKDYVLGLEFVLPDGGIINTGGKFVKNATGFNLCGLLTGSEGTLAVITKILLRLIPAAPFTMDLLLPYDTLEAAVDDVYAIIARRVVPAALEFMEEDAIRITARHLGVDMPFPDARAHLLVQLDGTSEEEVRNQVATIAGSVSVPEERIIAAESRAQSERIWKARRTIREAITAESPVFLAEDTVVPRSEIPVFLKKVKEFLNGRGLRSVMFGHAGDGNVHIDVLMGAMSRTEWDGLLPVLKKNIYATALAHGGTITGEHGIGYTRREYLGLALGDDEIALLKRIKTAFDPRGILNPRKIFGD
- a CDS encoding response regulator; this encodes MAEREHRHPAPPAADTSGCTDHSDAGVAKPAGCVSVLVADDEPAIRDLLTTVLAGMGIGRIDSAQNGLEACELCLGNEYDIIFLDVSMPVLSGVDAYRRIREARPSTRVVFITGLYQDEELIEKIGGERTCGYIRKPFNIADIRSIVSCVVRAGIT